Below is a genomic region from Carassius carassius chromosome 50, fCarCar2.1, whole genome shotgun sequence.
tctaatttattgagaagcacctgtatatatacataatatatacacataaGAATGTCAATTCTAATATATACATTCAAAATATGTACattcaaatgattaataaaaaaagtgactCACTTTCAGACATAAATGCCGACCCACAGTAAGAGGAACAGAACGCCGAAGCCCATGAAGAGCGAAGCCACCAGAGAAATCAGCAGCTCTTTGTACAGATCTCGCGTGTACTTCGTGGACGTCACTTCATATCTGACCGAGAGTCAAGGATGCAAATATACAAACACCTTTTCATCTTCAGTTTACAATCATATTTCTGATTCCTAAAATGCAGTTCTGTGGTAAAGAAGGATACACAAAGAACCAGGCGGTGAAGAACATGCCGATGGCCATCAGCACTACAGTGAGGTGAGGAAACACTGCAGGGTTCACTGGACTGGTGTATCTAGTCATGGCTTCCAGCTCCTGCacagaaaaccagtcacacacttactgaacatctgaaatcAGACACCTGGACATGTCCAACAATGTGCTAAACAACACATGACAGCTAGAAACCAACAGTAAACATGACATCAAGAGACTGGAAAGAACAGGAGTGTAAAAGTGCTGAACTGAAATTGATTACTGATAACTAAGAGACATCATTTATAAACAAACACTTTCTGAACAGAAAAACTTATTAAGTTATTAGTGCAAACTCGATTTAAACACGTCTTTCTGCATAACAACTATTATATGTTTAGATCAtgcttatatacatacatatttacgtCTAAAAGCATGCATATTATATTTGTACAACGTTAATATCTGTCTGGAGTGCAAAGAGGACTCAGCTAACTGTAGCTAACGGCTAAAGCTACCAAACGGAAGCAATTTAACAAGACAGACGCGATTAGAGAATATACTAGACACGCTATTTAGAGATTGAAGTAATTTCTGGACTCTCTATAGTAATTTACCATCGTGTGACAGGTGAAGACAAAATTTGTCTGACCGCAAAAAGAGCAAAACAGCCACGTAAGTGAAGAGTGACCGGAAGAGGAGTGACTCACGGCACAATACAAAATAAAGGTCTCAACGCTCCATAGAAcgatatttatttgtaaaaaaagaatatatatatatatatatatatatatatatatatatatatatatacacatatacacacatatatatatacacatatatatatatataatatccatatatatattttaatgtagtgGTCTTTTCATTATGGCTCCCACACAAAGACGAATTTAAATTTAGTAtccagaatttttatttatttatgcatcatGCTTGCATGCATTTGTATTATGACATCAGTACACATACATGTCAAAAAAGTCAGACAAATTATGCAGACGAACTAAAAATAACGATTATGTATCAATATACAACAGAGGCTTTCAGAAAGCTCAGAGAAAGAATTGGAAATGACAAAATGTACCATAAACACAATAGTgaataaacagtttttaatattttaggtCTTACAGGGCTTAAATCcataaagataataaaaataagaaaatatttttgtgtcaGTGATAAACGGGAtgttccaccccccccccccccccccaaaaaaagatatttaaaaaagtaattttttaaatcaaatttgttACGATTAACAGAGAACAAACTAATCATAAATGTAGGTCAAACATGCTATGAAACGAATCTAATGACGAGTAAAAAGAACAGAAATAAAGGATACTGTTGTACATAATGAAAtatgagttataaaaaataataaaaaaacaaactgaatTCTCACAAGAACATTTAGAAGACTTTTCATATATTACAGAGTTTTAAATGCCACAGAAAACATTAGAAGAACAATATTTACAGTGCATAGTTTGCAAGTGCTTCCACAAGAGGCTGGTTTATTCATGACAGAATATGTGATATTcccaatgattttttaaaaatagccATATATTAGATTTCTAAAgatcatttcaaatgtttaatactCAGAATCAGTATCATGCATTAGTATGGCATTATGGAAATTTTAGTGCACAAAATTTTTAGTTAACACTCCTGGTTCTCTTCTTGATTTTACCACGACTAACATGATCACATATTACCCAGCCGTACAAAGACTACATTATGGCTTTCCTTACTGCT
It encodes:
- the LOC132133259 gene encoding transmembrane protein 258 yields the protein MELEAMTRYTSPVNPAVFPHLTVVLMAIGMFFTAWFFVYEVTSTKYTRDLYKELLISLVASLFMGFGVLFLLLWVGIYV